Proteins from a single region of Prosthecodimorpha staleyi:
- a CDS encoding glutamine synthetase family protein, which translates to MSFVERHGLQTVERRDAARRVAEIVRSEKLELVRLSFPDQHGILRGKTLVAEEALKALDGGCTLSTTMFAKDTSHRSVFPVFTTNGGFGMPEMQGAADALMIPDPDSFRVLPWAEKTGWLLCDAHFHDGRPVPFATRHLYRTVLQSLAARGYEFMAGLEVEFHVFKVEDAHMRPADAGQPGEPPAVSLLSHGYQYLTEQRFDQIAPVLDIVRRDIQAMGLPLRSVEVEFGPSQCEFTFQPTAGLLPADLMVLFRSAVKQICRRHGYHATFMCRPRIPNVVSSGWHLHQSLVDRTTGTNAFMADAPGAPLSAAGQGYLAGLLDHARAATVFSTPTINGYKRYRSFSLAPDRAVWARDNRGAMIRVLGGPGDPGTRLENRVGEPAANPYLYMASQVLAGMDGMARALDPGPSADVPYEADRPLLPRTLQEAVAALDADTFFRSAMGDTFVDYYVHIKTAEIARFQAEVTDWEHREYFEIF; encoded by the coding sequence GTCGCCGAGATCGTCCGCAGCGAGAAGCTCGAACTGGTCCGCCTGTCCTTTCCGGACCAGCACGGCATCCTGCGCGGCAAGACGCTGGTCGCCGAGGAGGCCCTGAAGGCCCTCGACGGCGGCTGCACCCTGTCCACGACGATGTTCGCCAAGGACACCTCGCACCGCTCGGTGTTCCCGGTCTTCACCACCAATGGCGGCTTCGGCATGCCGGAAATGCAGGGCGCGGCGGATGCGCTGATGATCCCGGACCCGGACAGCTTCCGCGTCCTGCCCTGGGCCGAGAAGACCGGCTGGCTGCTGTGCGATGCCCATTTCCACGACGGCCGGCCGGTGCCCTTCGCCACGCGCCATCTCTATCGCACCGTTCTGCAATCGCTCGCCGCGCGCGGCTACGAGTTCATGGCCGGGCTCGAGGTGGAGTTCCACGTCTTCAAGGTCGAAGACGCTCATATGCGGCCGGCCGATGCCGGGCAGCCGGGCGAGCCGCCCGCGGTCAGCCTGCTGTCACACGGCTACCAGTATCTGACCGAGCAGCGCTTCGACCAGATCGCGCCGGTTCTCGATATCGTCCGCCGCGACATCCAGGCCATGGGCCTGCCACTCCGGTCGGTTGAGGTCGAGTTCGGCCCGAGCCAGTGCGAATTCACCTTCCAGCCCACGGCCGGCTTGCTGCCGGCCGATCTCATGGTGCTGTTCCGCAGCGCCGTGAAGCAGATCTGCCGCCGGCACGGCTATCACGCCACCTTCATGTGCCGGCCCCGGATCCCGAACGTGGTCTCGTCGGGCTGGCACCTGCACCAATCGCTGGTCGACCGCACCACCGGCACCAATGCCTTCATGGCCGACGCGCCGGGCGCTCCGCTGTCGGCGGCCGGACAGGGTTATCTGGCCGGCCTCCTCGACCACGCGCGTGCCGCGACGGTGTTCAGCACGCCGACCATCAACGGCTACAAGCGCTATCGCTCCTTCTCGCTGGCACCGGACCGCGCGGTCTGGGCGCGCGACAACCGCGGCGCCATGATCCGCGTGCTCGGCGGCCCCGGCGATCCGGGTACGCGGCTGGAAAACCGCGTCGGCGAGCCGGCCGCCAATCCCTATCTCTACATGGCGTCGCAGGTGCTGGCCGGCATGGACGGCATGGCGCGCGCGCTCGATCCCGGTCCGTCGGCGGACGTGCCCTACGAAGCCGACCGGCCGCTGTTGCCCCGGACGCTGCAGGAGGCGGTGGCCGCTCTCGATGCCGACACCTTCTTCCGTAGTGCGATGGGCGATACATTCGTCGACTACTACGTGCATATCAAGACGGCCGAGATTGCCCGCTTCCAAGCAGAGGTGACGGATTGGGAGCATCGGGAGTATTTCGAGATCTTCTGA